The DNA region TGAACCATCTGTCTGACAGTACAATGAACCATCTGTCTGACAGTACAATGAACCACCTGATTGACAGTACAATGAACCACCTGATTGACAGTACAATGAACCACCTGATTGACACAACTATGAACCATCTGTCTGACAGTACAATGAACCACGTGATTGACAGAACAATGTACCACATGATTGACAGTACAATGAACCACCTGATTGACAGTACAATGAACCACCTGATTGACAGTACAATGTACCACCTGATTGACAGTACAATGAACTTCCTGATTGACAGAACAATGAACCACCTGATTGACAGTACAATGAACCACCTGATTGACAGTACAATGAACCACCTGACTGACGAAAATGAACCATCAATGATTATGAACTATTGACAGAAAAACAATATACCTTCTGATTCTCGAACCTTGTGGACAACTTACTATATACTGCGCTAATATTCGCGGAGTTTTCGCGAAAATTGATGATTTACCGAAATTGAGGATTTACCAAAATTCTCGAAATTTAATACCTCACATTTGAAAAACCACCTCACATCACTGTCAGGGACTACACATCTTGTCACAGGGATGGCACTGTTAGGGACTACAAAAATAGTCGCGAAAATATTAATAGCTTGGAATATTTTCCGACTGATCGAAAAGGGAGAACTAAACCTATTACTCTAAGATCATTTGTGGACCTCGGACAACAATACATTTCAGAGGAATACGACAAGGGTTAAAACCTTACCGGTACAAttcttattattttcatattcacTGAATTTATTTTCGATCACTCTTCAATCGTGCAATCAGCTTCGTGACAAAGATGCATTTTTTTAGAGGGGCAACGCATGTCTTTTCGTGTGAGTGGAATATTGGCATGcacatgtatttgaaaaaaacaagCACAATAAATCAATTGCAGCACTATTTTACTCCAGACCGAATGAGTCAACACGAATCCCATTTTCTGGTTGTTGAAGCTGAGTTACTTTTTGCCAAAAGCTATCCAGTGTTTGGTTGCCATGGTGACGGTAGTCGGTGCGACAGTCGATGGTGCCTGAGTGGGTTTGGCAGTCATTTGTTGGTGACCACCAATGAATACATTCGCCCAGTTCGTGTCTGTTTCACAAAGAAAAGCATAAAAGTATAAGTAAATTTTGACATAGGTTCCGAGTTGAACCACAGGAGTAATTTACACTTTTTATggtaaggcaaaaaaaaaaagatgtatgtctgtttagggttacatttgcaaaaaaatagtTCGGAAGGTCGGGATTTTTTTAAGTGTCTTTCGCTCTAAAATAATGgtcggaaccggagtctgagatcaaaatcccaacttttattattttttttcgtaaGAATGtggaaaaaatagggtcgggggtCAAAAATTAGCGTCGACCGAGTAAatctaaacagacatatattttttgGCCTACATAAAAATGAATGCTATGATGTACGGATAAACTAGACAATAGACAATGTTTATTAAACCAATCAAGGTCCCGCACGGgacatttacatacaaaacatttatgattacaTAAAGTAGACATCGCACTTATGACTAGAGATTCATAACTAGATTAAAGGTTATATAATAGTAGATATACAACCAACAGTagatagatacatgtagttaaaatgtatacaatttgaTAGTAAGATTCCTAACTGTCAGCGACAACGAGAAGTGGCTGTGTTGTTTCAGTGGGAAATTGAGTTATATAATTACCGAGGAAGGTTCTGTGAAATAAAATCAGAGGCACGAGGATCCTCATGTTTTCGGTGCTCAAGAGCCATATAAATTGGTTAAGCAGGGGCGCAGGAAgcgggggggcggggggggggggcaaacatgtcccccccccccccccccccccccccccccccattttcgcccagtgaaatgttctaaaaatgcacatttgaatgtaaaaagggtcctccttttcatttttgtacttcattttagaaaattttccgctgcgcggcgcgtttccttaaacgttcaagcacgtaatattcatactttgataatgaaaaattaatacacacgaactagactaaaaatgtccatcaagggattatactatttcaaaaaatgcttcttaaaatattaatttgtttatatgtcttagcaagacaatcaattcgttattattttgagttacacaacgatgtgccgatggtgtgaatccggtatgttcagttgcataatggtatgagaacactcacaattatcatttctaaatgcaggtaactttaaatggaaaatttactgtgttaagaacgctttaaaatcatcaaaatacattataaaactaATCTCGGCCATTCAAAATCGTAATATATTTTTCTCGGGGGAGATCCACGGACCACCATACAACAAAAAATTGCGCCTTAaacgctcgcaaattcatcaaaatacatcgtcaaattctaaatcgtaatttttttccgggggagacccccggaccccccccccccccccccccccccaaaaaaacaccaaaatcacGTGCCTGCGGccctcgcaaattcaacaaaatgcatcgtaaaactcatctctccCATTCAAAATCGTACATTTTATTCCCGGGGGTAGACCTccgcaccccccccccctcaaaaaaaaaaccaaaatctcgcgccttcggcgcatgcaaaatcatcaaaattctaaatcgtaatatttttccagggGATACCGCGGACCCCCCAAAATCCCAggctaatttgcgtattcattaatttcctgttagcgatgCCACTTTCTATATATACAActgatgtgtacaaggattatatgtaatgatatatgaaaaaatcaagtatctcctgtggcgcgcgaaggggggggggggattacGAAATATTGTGGACCTTTGTGCGGAAATGCGAAATGAGAGATCATCTCGAATTGAAATTGGATAGAGATGAGAAATACTGTTCTGTACCAAAGTTACTTTTTAAATGACAATAAGTTGAGAGCTTGCCATCCTTCAACGTACCGCGTGTTGTGTGGcacattttaatataatgttCACGAAgacttttaataaaaatgaGTTTGAATTGATATTCAGATTTATTGATTATGCTCTTTTTTGTGTTAGTCATTGAAAAGATAGAATTGATACAACTGAGCCATGAAAGTTTACCGTTTTCACATCATAATTTAGAGCATAATACCGCCTCGTGCAGCAGGGGAAATCGGTGCGTTGTATGTTCAAGATGATACCAGTACATGCATATCCTCTTGATTATTTAAAATGGATCGGAAAGCGTTCAAGTTCCGATCGTACAGCGAAGTTCGTACTTCTTTTTGTGTACACCAAGGATAAATTTGCAAAGTTTTAAATGCAGAAGCTCGCTTTCCCAATTGTTGTAGACATCATCTAGAGTGGGcgattttcttttaaattttggTGCATTCGTATCAAAACAGCCCCAAATTTCAGAACCGTATAGCAAAATCGGATTGATTGTATGGTCGAACACATTCAGACTTGTTTTTACTGAAGGATTAAATGATAAGAAGTCTTTACGGAGTTTGAAGTATGCTTTCCGGGCTTTAGatcatttagaaatattttgaacAGGTTGGGACTCAAATTATCTCCCTGTCGGACACCTAGTTTTTAAGAGAAGGAGTCGGTTAAAATGTTGCCAACTACATCTTTTTAATTAGAGTGTAGAAGT from Argopecten irradians isolate NY chromosome 5, Ai_NY, whole genome shotgun sequence includes:
- the LOC138324221 gene encoding uncharacterized protein encodes the protein MNHMFDSTMNHLIDRTMNHLIDRTMNHLIDSTMNHLIDRTMYHLIDSTMNHVIDRTMNHLIVRTMNHLIDRTMNHLIDSTMNHLIDTTMNHLSDSTMNHLSDSTMNHLIDSTMNHLIDSTMNHLIDTTMNHLSDSTMNHVIDRTMYHMIDSTMNHLIDSTMNHLIDSTMYHLIDSTMNFLIDRTMNHLIDSTMNHLIDSTMNHLTDENEPSMIMNY